The proteins below are encoded in one region of Helianthus annuus cultivar XRQ/B chromosome 2, HanXRQr2.0-SUNRISE, whole genome shotgun sequence:
- the LOC110885413 gene encoding uncharacterized protein LOC110885413: MPAIARFATSFITLLQFHKQRNNLRKMITSQEWLDSKWLDDPKGKKVACIILDEMFWRNILYTLKLTSPLVSVLRMVDGERKPAMGYIYAAMANAKSTIEKAFNLKNELYVKTFDIIDKRWECQLHKPLHAAGHYLNPSIFYENKIEIMENVEVIDGLLECIERLSHGGEEEQKKITSELTRYQNAEGLFGNKMRSGGRYLELRLLIYDDLLYEFLASLVALQVVKEIGAFSNTSTPRKEIDWHKKN, translated from the exons ATGCCCGCAATCGCTAGATTTGCTACATCGTTCATCACGCTTCTCCAATTTCACAAGCAAAGAAATAATTTGAGAAAAATGATCACTTCTCAAGAGTGGTTAGATTCCAAGTGGTTAGATGATCCAAAGGGGAAAAAGGTTGCATGTATCATATTAGATGAAATGTTTTGGAGGAATATTTTGTATACTTTAAAGTTAACAAGTCCTCTTGTTAGTGTCCTTAGAATGGTTGATGGTGAAAGAAAGCCGGCAATGGGTTACATCTATGCGGCCATGGCGAATGCTAAATCGACTATTGAAAAGGCTTTTAACTTGAAAAATGAACTCTATGTTAAAACTTTTGATATTATAGATAAAAGATGGGAATGTCAACTTCACAAGCCATTGCATGCCGCGGGACACTACTTAAACCCGTCTATCTTCTATGAGAATAAAATAGAAATTATGGAGAATGTAGAAGTTATCGATGGTTTACTTGAATGCATTGAAAGGTTGTCTCATGGAGGAGAAGAAGAACAAAAAAAGATCACCTCAGAACTTACTCGATATCAAAATGCTGAAGGGCTTTTTGGCAATAAAATG CGGAGTGGTGGGCGTTATTTGGAGCTTCGACTCCTAATTTATGACGATTTGCTATACGAGTTCTTAGCCTCACTTGTAGCGCTACAAGTTGTGAAAGAAATTGGGGCATTTTCCAACACCTCCACACCAAGAAAAGAAATAGATTGGCACAAGAAAAATTGA